A stretch of DNA from Candidatus Tanganyikabacteria bacterium:
GAAGACGGCCAGCGCCGACATGACCTCGACGTGGATGGTCGCGAGCGCCGACACCGGGGCGTATAGCCGGCCGAGGTAGGCGACGAAGGCGACGATGGTTCCCACCGTGAGGGTGCCCGCGATGGCCAGGCCGCCGCCGTACCAGTAGATCGCGGCCGGGCCGAGGATCGAGAAGAGGCCCAGCGTCAGCGAGAACCAGCGCCAGACCAGCGAGCGCCGCATCATGATGCGCCCGTACTCGCGGCTCTGCTTGGCGTAGCGCTCGCGTTCGTCCGGCAGGTTGCCGAACACGCGCCGCATGAGGAAGCCATTGATGCTCATGGAGTCCTGCACGAAGGAGTGGAGGTCCGCCCGCGTGCGCTGCGCGTCGCGCACGATTTTCTGGCGGACACGCCCCACCAGGAACGACGGCGGGATGAAGAGGGGCACGATCGCGAAGGCCAGGAGCGCCAGGCGCCAGTCGAGGGCGATGACCACCGCCACCGTGGTGCCCAGGATCAAGACGTTGGACGTGATCGCCACGACCGTGTCCGAGAAGATGTCGGCCAGGTCGTTGACGTCGTTGTTGAGGCGCGAGCTGATCTCGCCGGGGCGGTTGCCCGTGAAGTAGCCCATCGACTGGTTCTGCAGCGCCTGGAAGAGCGCGAGGCGCAGATCCAGCATCACGCCCTGGCTCAGCCGCTCGTCGAGAAAGGTCTCCAGCACGCCCAGCAGACCGCTCGCGACCGGCAGGGCCACCATCCCGATGCAGGCCAGGTGAAGCAGGCGCCAGTCCCGTTGCGGGATGGCCTGGTCGATGATGACCCGGAGCAGCAGGGGGGAGACGACTCCCAGGAGCGCGATGATCGAGATGACCAGCAGGATCAGGAGCGCCTCGCGCCAGTAGGGCTTGAAGGTGGCGAGGATCCGGAACGCCTGATCGCGCGTGATCCGCACCTTCTCGGCCTCGGCGCCGTAGTTCAACACGTGCCAGCCGCCCATTCCCTGAAACATCAGCCATGTATCCCTTCTGTTAAGCTATCGTTAGGGCGTGCAAGCATACGTGATACGCGCGGATAATGACCAAAGGTAGCGCGGGTTAGGAGAGGCCGAAAGAGGAGCTGGTAACGAGTGTCCACTGGTGCGACGAAGAACGCCGGTCAGAAGCCGGTTGCCCCCGCTCCCGCCCCGCGGCCGACTCCCGCGACCACCAAGCCCATCGCGCCGCCGGCGCCGAAACCGGGCGCGAAGCCCGACACCGCGGCATTCTCCGCGACGCCGGCCTCGCCGCAGGACGATCTGGCCGCCAAGGTCGCCGCCGCCAAGAAGGCCCAGCAGGCCCAGGCGGAGGACGATCACGGGCCCAAGGCGCAGGGCGACGACGAGCATCACGGCCACCATCCGGGCGCCGTCGCGGGCGAAGGTGCCAGGTCGGCCAATCACCTGTCGCACGGTGCCAAGGGCATCGCGGGCGCCGCCAAGGAAGCCGAGGCCATCAAGCTGGCCGCCAAGGAAGCCGAGGCCATCCAGCTGGCAGCCAAGGAGGCCGAAGCCATCAAGCTGGCGGCCCAGGAGGCCCAGGCGGCGCAGAAGGCCGCCAAGGCCATCCGCGACGTGGCGAAGGTCGCCGGCGCGGCCGAGGCGGCCCACCATGCCCCCAGCAAGCTGGGCAAGGGCCTGGGCGTCGTCGGCGTGGCCGGCGGCGGCTTGCAGGTCGTGGCCGGCGTCAGCCAGATTCGCCATGGCGAGACCGCCGAGGGCGTGAAGAACGTCGTGGTCGGCAGCGGCTTCGTGGCCTCGGGCGCGGCCGAACTCACACTGGCCGCCAAGGTCGCGAGCAAGGTCGCCGCCCCTCTCGCCGGCGCCGCCTCGGCCATCGAGGGCGGCTACGACGTGGTCCAGGGCATCAGGAAGGGCGACGGCAAGAAGATCGCGCTGGGCGGCGCCAAGGGAGTCGGCGGAGCGCTGCTGGCCGCCAGCCCGTTCGTGGCCGGCTCGGTCGTCGGCGCGCCCCTGGGCGCGGTCATGGCCATCGCGGGCACGACGCTCATCGCCGGCGCCGCGGTCGTCGAGAACTGGGACACGATCAAGGGCTGGGCGAAGTCCGGGGTCAAGGCGGTCGGCAAGGGCGTCGGCTGGGTCGCCGACAAGGCCGGCGACCTTGCCGGAGCCGCCT
This window harbors:
- a CDS encoding ABC transporter ATP-binding protein; this encodes MFQGMGGWHVLNYGAEAEKVRITRDQAFRILATFKPYWREALLILLVISIIALLGVVSPLLLRVIIDQAIPQRDWRLLHLACIGMVALPVASGLLGVLETFLDERLSQGVMLDLRLALFQALQNQSMGYFTGNRPGEISSRLNNDVNDLADIFSDTVVAITSNVLILGTTVAVVIALDWRLALLAFAIVPLFIPPSFLVGRVRQKIVRDAQRTRADLHSFVQDSMSINGFLMRRVFGNLPDERERYAKQSREYGRIMMRRSLVWRWFSLTLGLFSILGPAAIYWYGGGLAIAGTLTVGTIVAFVAYLGRLYAPVSALATIHVEVMSALAVFERLFAVLDAAPSVRDLPGARALPPVSGHLQFENVAFRYREDRPLLEDITFDAAPGRLVALVGPSGAGKTTLTYLIPRFYDPTGGRILLDGHDLRDVTLESLQSQIATVTQEPFLFHTTIRENLLLARPDATEADLDAACRAANLSELLARLPEGYDTVVGERGYRLSGGERQRMALARVVLKAPRVLILDEATSSLDSQSETLIQQALEPLMAGRTTIAIAHRLSTILHADLILVVDGGRIVERGRHAELLAAGGLYSRLYEEQFKQPAKAS